One window of the Misgurnus anguillicaudatus chromosome 8, ASM2758022v2, whole genome shotgun sequence genome contains the following:
- the cttnbp2nla gene encoding CTTNBP2 N-terminal-like protein, which produces MAPTTESRLNVEALSKRDVLLLFSVLEGELEARDFVIQALKAQHRDAFMWERYGKYSLSDPFLALQRDSEIHQNSGHGGGVSGRSAARSDPLAVLKLVVGHCRRMQEKMLKQLAAAESRHRRVIADLEEEKRKHAEDTAEGDDVTYILEKERERLLQQLEFEKEKTSRIERENKRLHDQLEDQRVQHKHLVTALSRECKRSGSRAHEESQRATEFCHRATLANQALKVELEEERKRAMQMEARREELLAEFDTEREQLSLRLRKEEARSRELQEEVERLRREMSGEALETGEWEANKMNGNHVPTEDAEKQRIEDLLENQLTNGCSPSKLQAPSNSNPEMCSVQSLLSMQSTDTPSLQAAYQAGIHQRFHATRHKFQGTFDQDTQVPASPPHGARELSPCAAHAPDLPDVSGASSKHAARNAVTQALSRLGAHHGSGKPAAPNSSPFGTDYRTLSGAMSPTMTIRSPTSPRAERGTPPPIPPKKPGLAETPPSPATLRAARLAQMSPGCGRSSSHESSNEPDLVLSSSG; this is translated from the exons GCCCAGCACAGAGATGCCTTCATGTGGGAGCGATATGGAAAATACAGCCTGAGCGATCCATTCCTGGCCCTGCAGAGGGATAGCGAGATCCACCAGAACTCGGGTCATGGCGGAGGAGTTTCGGGAAGATCGGCGGCTCGCTCGGACCCTCTGGCGGTGCTGAAGCTGGTGGTAGGACACTGCAGAAGGATGCAAGAGAAGATGCTGAAACAGCTGGCAGCTGCAGAGAGCAGACATAGGAGG GTCATTGCTGATCTAGAGGAGGAGAAAAGAAAGCATGCTGAAGATACTGCTGAAGGAGATGACGTCACGTACATTCTCGAGAAGGAGAGAGAGCGCCTCTTACAGCAG TTGGAGTTTGAGAAGGAAAAGACGTCTCGTATCGAGCGGGAGAACAAACGACTGCACGATCAGTTAGAAGACCAACGCGTCCAGCATAAACATCTCGTTACGGCACTGAGTCGAGAATGCAAACGGTCCGGCTCCCGCGCCCACGAGGAGTCCCAGCGCGCCACCGAATTCTGCCATCGCGCCACCCTCGCCAATCAGGCTCTGAAGGTGGAGTTGGAGGAGGAGAGGAAGCGGGCTATGCAAATGGAAGCGAGGAGAGAGGAGCTACTTGCCGAGTTTGACACGGAGCGAGAGCAGCTCAGTCTGAGGTTACGTAAGGAGGAGGCGCGCTCCAGGGAGCTGCAGGAGGAGGTGGAGAGATTGAGGAGAGAAATGAGCGGTGAAGCTTTGGAAACGGGTGAGTGGGAAGCGAACAAGATGAACGGAAACCACGTGCCTACAGAAGATGCTGAGAAGCAGAGAATTGAGGACTTACTAGAAAACCAATTAACCAATGGGTGCTCTCCGTCCAAACTGCAAGCCCCTTCTAACAGCAACCCAGAGATGTGTTCAGTACAAAGTCTTTTATCAATGCAATCCACAGACACGCCCAGCCTCCAAGCGGCGTACCAAGCGGGCATCCATCAGCGCTTTCACGCAACACGGCACAAATTCCAAGGCACCTTCGATCAAGACACCCAGGTCCCTGCTTCTCCTCCTCACGGTGCACGTGAGCTCTCTCCCTGCGCCGCCCATGCGCCAGATCTGCCAGACGTCAGTGGTGCGTCTTCTAAACATGCGGCTCGCAATGCGGTCACACAAGCCCTGAGTCGCCTGGGTGCTCACCATGGTTCTGGCAAACCAGCTGCACCCAACAGTTCCCCCTTTGGCACGGATTACCGCACTTTATCCGGTGCGATGTCCCCGACTATGACTATCAGGTCTCCAACCAGTCCCAGAGCAGAAAGAGGGACCCCGCCCCCAATCCCGCCCAAGAAGCCGGGCCTCGCCGAGACTCCGCCCTCTCCGGCCACTCTTCGAGCCGCTCGCTTGGCTCAAATGTCGCCCGGATGCGGACGTAGCAGCAGCCATGAGAGCAGCAATGAACCAGACCTTGTGCTGTCGTCTAGTGGATAA